A genomic window from Leptospiraceae bacterium includes:
- a CDS encoding 2-C-methyl-D-erythritol 4-phosphate cytidylyltransferase encodes MNQFYAILLSGGTGSRLDSETPKQFLKIKGKSLLQRSVLLFKVWGLAKRLTIVSHPDFIEETELDLKELLDEGDQIVTGGKSRHESSLNAFKNIPYDESDILIIHDVARPFVKPYELDMICNAAIQHGLSSLAFPLHETLVLKNIEDKAETLIKREDAMLIKTPQAIHAQRLKHLLYLDPKEEPTDLSSWGIQGGLTTKLVESNPYNIKITRKEDLLLAEFYYEPFKNFKAQ; translated from the coding sequence ATGAACCAGTTTTATGCCATTCTCTTAAGCGGGGGAACAGGCTCCCGCTTAGACTCCGAAACCCCCAAGCAATTTTTGAAAATCAAAGGAAAGTCTCTTTTACAAAGAAGTGTTTTACTTTTTAAGGTATGGGGACTGGCAAAGAGACTTACCATTGTTTCTCATCCGGATTTTATCGAAGAAACAGAACTGGACTTGAAAGAACTTCTGGACGAAGGAGACCAGATTGTTACAGGTGGAAAAAGTCGCCATGAATCCTCTCTGAATGCTTTTAAAAATATTCCTTATGATGAAAGTGATATTTTAATCATACATGATGTGGCAAGACCTTTTGTAAAACCTTATGAACTGGATATGATTTGTAATGCAGCTATTCAGCACGGCTTGTCGAGTCTTGCCTTTCCCCTGCATGAAACATTAGTTTTAAAAAATATAGAAGACAAAGCAGAAACCCTTATTAAACGAGAAGATGCTATGCTAATTAAAACCCCTCAGGCCATCCATGCTCAAAGACTGAAACATTTATTATATTTGGATCCAAAAGAAGAACCTACCGATCTTTCAAGCTGGGGTATTCAAGGAGGTTTGACAACCAAACTGGTGGAAAGTAATCCTTATAATATAAAAATTACACGGAAAGAAGATTTGCTACTGGCAGAGTTCTATTACGAACCTTTTAAAAATTTCAAAGCACAATAA
- a CDS encoding heme-binding domain-containing protein, whose product MKKFTILLSLIIIILGLLQFIPLKRPGGKNAHELQASKEVKDILKRSCYDCHSDLTRWPWYSKVFPISLLVIHDVKEGKEFLNFSEWESLSLKQKSNSSFEIIEEIESKEMPLKIYLPLHPEAKLSSKDIDLLKKWADEIDLQYAESKKNR is encoded by the coding sequence ATGAAAAAATTTACTATTCTACTGAGCTTAATTATAATCATTTTGGGTCTATTACAATTCATCCCTTTAAAAAGGCCCGGTGGGAAAAATGCCCATGAACTTCAAGCCTCAAAAGAAGTTAAGGATATTCTAAAACGTTCCTGTTATGATTGTCATTCCGATCTGACCCGCTGGCCCTGGTATTCAAAAGTGTTCCCCATTTCCTTACTTGTGATTCACGATGTAAAAGAAGGAAAAGAATTTTTAAATTTCTCAGAATGGGAATCTCTAAGTTTAAAACAAAAAAGCAATAGCTCCTTTGAAATCATTGAAGAAATCGAATCCAAAGAAATGCCTTTAAAAATATATCTTCCTTTACATCCGGAAGCTAAATTATCTTCGAAAGACATAGACCTATTAAAAAAATGGGCAGATGAAATTGATTTACAATATGCAGAAAGCAAAAAAAATCGATGA
- a CDS encoding ATP-binding cassette domain-containing protein: MIDVQNLYKTFIIRKRKSGFLGSLSSLIHTEKEKINAVDNVSFQIEKGEFVGYIGPNGAGKSTTIKMLTGILTPSSGFIRIKGLDPLKQRRENAKQIGVVFGQRTQLWWDLPVEESFDLLKTIYKIPEKQYKEKLDEFQELLGIQTFFKQQTRKLSLGQRMKADLAASLLHSPSILFLDEPTIGLDIITKEKVREFIRRINQEQKTTVLLTTHDVQDIEFLARRIIVIDRGKIGYDGNINEFNSLLSDMSQVNVHFSSPLKEELILKEPFVLKKKISEVHYQINMPKEESLSALIDILQSYNIEIQEINREKQDLEFAIKKMYSRLSEL; the protein is encoded by the coding sequence ATGATAGATGTACAAAATCTTTATAAGACTTTTATAATACGAAAACGCAAATCCGGCTTCTTAGGTTCCCTAAGTTCTCTGATTCACACAGAAAAAGAAAAAATAAATGCTGTAGACAATGTTTCCTTTCAAATCGAAAAGGGAGAATTTGTGGGATATATAGGCCCCAATGGAGCCGGCAAGTCAACCACGATAAAAATGCTTACAGGAATCTTGACTCCCAGTTCCGGTTTTATTCGTATAAAAGGTCTGGATCCACTAAAACAAAGAAGAGAAAATGCAAAGCAAATAGGAGTAGTATTCGGACAAAGAACCCAACTCTGGTGGGATCTTCCGGTTGAAGAATCATTTGATCTATTGAAAACCATATATAAAATCCCGGAAAAACAATATAAAGAAAAACTGGATGAGTTTCAGGAATTGCTCGGTATTCAAACTTTCTTCAAACAACAAACTCGAAAGCTTTCCCTTGGACAAAGAATGAAAGCCGATTTGGCTGCAAGCCTTCTTCATTCTCCTTCGATTTTATTCCTTGATGAACCTACCATTGGTTTAGATATAATTACTAAGGAAAAAGTAAGAGAGTTCATACGCAGGATAAACCAGGAACAAAAGACTACCGTATTATTAACAACTCATGATGTTCAGGATATAGAATTTTTAGCGAGACGTATTATCGTTATTGATAGAGGAAAAATTGGTTATGATGGAAATATAAACGAATTTAATAGTCTTTTATCCGATATGTCTCAGGTAAATGTTCACTTCTCATCTCCTTTAAAAGAAGAACTTATTCTTAAAGAACCTTTTGTTCTCAAAAAAAAAATATCCGAAGTTCATTATCAGATAAACATGCCCAAAGAAGAATCACTTTCTGCTCTAATCGATATACTACAATCTTATAATATAGAAATACAGGAAATAAATAGAGAAAAGCAGGATCTTGAATTTGCCATAAAAAAAATGTATTCCAGACTTTCTGAATTATGA
- a CDS encoding ABC-2 family transporter protein codes for MKTYIKFISKSFQRSLAYRLEYYVGLANAFLYIFIFTSVWKTVAKESPEQLGSWESESLVRYAILSTLLKVSFGKNDNLLSNKIKSGDIVYDFLKPYNIVFMYFADSIGVSLFQALARALPLFVFSIFFFNISLNLNFSTFLQFIPIYLFAFSTFLLIGFAISSLSFYFTEIFSFQILYYAMITLFSGAIIPLNLFPASIHKLVDYTPFPYLYYYPGLWLVRAGQGLNYYSLISKYLYILFFLSIISYFLYTYGKKKMEIAGG; via the coding sequence ATGAAAACCTATATAAAATTTATCTCCAAATCTTTTCAGCGCTCATTAGCATATCGACTCGAATATTATGTAGGTCTCGCAAATGCTTTCTTATATATCTTTATATTTACTTCCGTCTGGAAAACAGTTGCAAAGGAAAGCCCGGAACAACTCGGAAGCTGGGAGAGTGAAAGTCTTGTTCGTTATGCAATTCTTTCTACTCTTTTAAAAGTCTCTTTCGGAAAGAATGATAACCTTCTTAGCAATAAGATAAAGAGTGGAGATATAGTTTATGACTTTTTAAAACCCTATAATATCGTGTTTATGTATTTTGCAGATAGTATAGGGGTTAGTTTATTTCAGGCACTCGCAAGAGCCCTTCCTCTTTTCGTTTTTTCTATCTTCTTCTTTAATATCTCATTAAACCTTAACTTCTCTACTTTTCTTCAATTTATACCTATTTATCTTTTTGCTTTCTCTACATTTCTTTTAATAGGATTTGCAATTTCCTCTTTATCTTTTTACTTCACAGAAATCTTCAGTTTTCAAATATTATACTATGCAATGATTACTCTTTTCTCCGGGGCCATCATTCCTTTAAATCTCTTTCCGGCTTCGATTCATAAACTGGTAGATTATACACCCTTTCCCTATCTTTATTATTATCCAGGACTCTGGCTGGTTCGTGCCGGTCAGGGCTTAAATTATTATTCTCTTATAAGTAAATATTTATATATTCTATTCTTCTTAAGTATTATCTCTTACTTTCTTTATACTTATGGAAAAAAGAAAATGGAAATTGCCGGAGGTTAA
- a CDS encoding amidohydrolase, whose product MSYIQEERFQEIVSYRRHIHSFPELQYQEKETAAYVASHLKKLGFQFEEGLAGTGIACLLNSGKPGKTILVRADMDALPIQEENQVEYCSKKTGIMHACGHDGHTAILMGFATEIAKNYKDMIPQGKILLIFQPAEEGGCGADKMIEEGLLKKYKVDAAFALHVWNHIDIGKIGLVDGTMMASVDEFYIRVKGISGHGAMPQHTVDPVVVSSYIVTALQTLVSRNVDPLDSCVVTVGSIHAGDAFNVIPEVAEMKGTVRTFSKKLYDVIPEKFHRLVENTARALGAEVEIKYERVDKPTINTPEMANIVRRAARNILGEDSVTEEEARTMGGEDFSAFLLEVPGCYFFVGSRNPEKGLIHPHHSSFFDFDEEALKNGFLVMKEVVRIFLSEE is encoded by the coding sequence ATGTCCTATATTCAGGAAGAAAGGTTTCAAGAAATTGTTTCATACAGAAGGCATATACATTCATTTCCGGAGTTGCAGTACCAGGAAAAGGAAACGGCTGCTTATGTTGCCTCTCATCTTAAAAAATTAGGTTTTCAATTTGAAGAAGGCCTCGCAGGAACCGGTATTGCCTGCCTTTTAAATTCAGGAAAACCCGGAAAAACGATACTGGTTCGAGCTGATATGGATGCCTTACCTATACAGGAAGAGAACCAGGTAGAATATTGTTCAAAAAAGACCGGAATTATGCACGCCTGCGGTCATGACGGCCATACAGCCATTCTTATGGGCTTTGCAACGGAAATTGCAAAAAATTATAAAGATATGATTCCTCAGGGAAAAATACTTCTGATTTTTCAGCCGGCTGAAGAAGGGGGCTGTGGGGCTGATAAAATGATAGAGGAGGGGCTTTTAAAGAAGTATAAGGTAGATGCCGCTTTTGCCCTTCACGTATGGAACCATATTGATATAGGAAAGATTGGATTGGTAGATGGTACCATGATGGCTTCTGTGGATGAGTTTTACATCCGGGTAAAGGGAATTAGCGGTCATGGAGCTATGCCCCAGCATACAGTTGACCCTGTAGTGGTTTCCTCTTATATAGTCACAGCTTTACAGACTCTGGTTTCTCGGAATGTAGACCCCCTTGATTCCTGTGTCGTGACGGTAGGAAGTATTCATGCAGGAGATGCTTTTAATGTTATCCCGGAAGTAGCTGAAATGAAAGGAACTGTTCGAACTTTTTCTAAAAAATTGTACGATGTGATTCCGGAAAAGTTCCATAGACTGGTGGAAAATACAGCCAGGGCTCTGGGTGCAGAAGTAGAAATTAAATATGAGAGAGTGGATAAGCCCACGATTAATACTCCTGAGATGGCCAATATTGTTCGAAGGGCTGCCCGAAACATACTGGGTGAGGATTCCGTGACTGAAGAAGAGGCCAGAACTATGGGGGGAGAAGATTTTTCTGCTTTTTTACTGGAAGTGCCCGGCTGCTATTTTTTTGTAGGTTCAAGAAATCCTGAGAAAGGTCTAATCCATCCTCATCATAGTTCGTTTTTTGATTTTGATGAAGAGGCTTTGAAGAATGGATTCCTCGTTATGAAGGAAGTGGTGCGTATTTTTCTCTCAGAAGAATAA
- the crcB gene encoding fluoride efflux transporter CrcB yields the protein MEYLYISLGAALGGSLRYAISIRLNEKFWDGFPLGTLSVNVLGSFFLGFILYYLTEKQNLSSEMKLFLGTGFCGGFTTFSTFSVEVLKLFKTSGFFPAFLYILLSLSLSLFFVFLAYSISPGFFRS from the coding sequence ATGGAATACCTCTATATCTCGCTGGGAGCTGCTCTGGGCGGCTCTTTGCGGTATGCCATTTCGATTCGTTTAAATGAGAAGTTTTGGGATGGTTTTCCGCTGGGAACTCTGTCTGTGAATGTTTTAGGTAGTTTTTTTCTGGGTTTTATCCTATATTATTTAACAGAAAAGCAGAATCTTAGTTCTGAGATGAAGCTATTTTTAGGTACGGGGTTTTGTGGGGGTTTTACTACTTTTTCTACTTTTTCAGTGGAGGTCCTGAAACTCTTTAAGACTTCCGGTTTTTTCCCGGCTTTTCTGTATATTTTGCTAAGTCTTAGCTTATCTCTCTTTTTTGTTTTTTTAGCGTATTCTATTTCACCAGGCTTTTTTCGGAGCTAA
- a CDS encoding cation transporter, with product MGHNHSHEHEHSNDSIKNLKIAFFLNFSFTIFEIFGGLYTNSIAILSDALHDFGDSLSLGLSILLEKKSKKAGNFRFSFGYQRFSLLGALINSIILLIGSVLIISEAIPRILSPEKSNARGMLGFAIAGILINGLAVLRLSSSHSINQRVAMWHLLEDVLGWIAVLIVSIVLLFKDIPILDPVLSILITIYVLYNVLKNLKETLHIFLQGVPEEIDLENLEDELKKLDRIKSVHSLNLWSLDGVKHVFSVHLLVEKLEGISDIILIKKQVKDLLLKSSIHHATIEIEFLDEACYMQEVKKKD from the coding sequence ATGGGGCATAATCATTCTCACGAGCATGAACACTCAAATGACAGTATTAAAAATCTAAAAATTGCATTCTTTTTGAACTTCAGTTTCACTATTTTTGAAATCTTTGGTGGACTTTATACGAATAGTATAGCGATTCTCTCAGACGCTCTACACGACTTCGGAGATAGCCTTTCTCTTGGATTATCAATACTTTTAGAAAAAAAATCCAAAAAAGCAGGCAACTTTCGCTTTTCCTTCGGCTACCAGAGATTTTCCCTATTAGGTGCTCTCATTAATAGTATAATTTTACTGATAGGTTCTGTTCTAATCATAAGCGAAGCCATTCCAAGGATCTTGAGTCCGGAAAAAAGTAATGCCAGGGGAATGCTGGGTTTTGCTATAGCCGGTATTCTGATTAATGGATTAGCCGTATTGCGTTTGAGTTCCTCCCATTCCATAAATCAGAGAGTTGCTATGTGGCATCTTTTAGAAGATGTACTGGGCTGGATAGCCGTTTTAATTGTAAGCATCGTTTTATTATTCAAGGATATACCCATCCTTGACCCGGTTTTATCCATCCTGATTACTATCTACGTACTTTATAATGTTCTCAAGAATCTAAAAGAAACCCTGCATATTTTTTTACAGGGGGTTCCGGAAGAAATTGATCTGGAAAACCTCGAAGATGAATTAAAGAAATTAGACAGAATAAAGTCCGTGCATAGCTTAAACCTCTGGTCTTTAGATGGAGTAAAACACGTTTTTTCTGTACATCTTCTGGTCGAAAAGTTAGAAGGTATATCAGATATCATTCTAATAAAAAAACAGGTTAAAGACTTACTTCTCAAGAGCAGTATTCACCATGCCACTATCGAAATTGAGTTTTTAGATGAAGCCTGCTATATGCAAGAAGTAAAGAAAAAGGATTAG
- a CDS encoding zinc ribbon domain-containing protein — translation MPTYEYKCLSCDTIFEHFQSMKDEPLSTCLCEKKGEVKRLISNGGGIIFKGSGFYVNDYKPKSPESSQSETKSESKTGSTGSGTESKP, via the coding sequence ATGCCAACATACGAATATAAGTGCCTTAGCTGCGACACTATTTTTGAACACTTTCAATCCATGAAAGATGAGCCTCTGAGTACCTGCCTCTGTGAGAAAAAGGGAGAGGTAAAACGTTTAATTTCAAACGGTGGTGGAATTATCTTCAAAGGTAGTGGTTTTTATGTAAATGATTATAAACCCAAGTCACCGGAGAGTTCCCAGTCCGAAACCAAATCTGAATCCAAGACCGGTAGCACAGGTTCCGGTACTGAATCCAAACCTTAG
- the lpxI gene encoding UDP-2,3-diacylglucosamine diphosphatase LpxI (LpxI, functionally equivalent to LpxH, replaces it in LPS biosynthesis in a minority of bacteria.) — translation MGRLAILAGGGELPHIAMKEALLQGEDPIFLGILESEFEAGEYKDRVLPVYISKIGDVLKKCKKNNVSKLLLLGKVKKDMILRGYKFDLKALLLLARMVNRNDTSFFHTAAGEFIKLNIEIISQKTYLSSLLLGEGRYTKKKLPHHKLEDIDYGMNMASKMAELDIGQTVVVTKKMILAIEAIEGTDETIRRGGELSRKKGAIVCKSSRVGQDERFDLPTVGTQTLDSMHTSGCDTLVIRSGETLVVSPKSFIEYAEKLKISVISMKNSPAKSINKNYIKLS, via the coding sequence TTGGGACGATTAGCAATACTGGCCGGGGGTGGAGAGCTTCCTCATATAGCCATGAAGGAAGCTCTTTTACAGGGAGAAGATCCCATTTTTTTAGGAATACTTGAATCCGAATTTGAAGCCGGCGAATATAAAGATAGAGTTCTACCGGTCTACATTAGTAAAATTGGAGATGTACTGAAAAAATGCAAGAAGAATAATGTGTCTAAACTTTTACTTTTAGGTAAGGTAAAAAAAGACATGATTCTTCGGGGTTATAAATTTGATCTGAAAGCCCTGCTGCTTCTGGCCAGAATGGTAAATCGAAACGATACCTCCTTTTTTCATACAGCAGCCGGAGAATTTATCAAGCTAAATATAGAGATCATTTCCCAGAAAACTTACCTGAGTTCTTTGCTTTTAGGGGAAGGAAGATATACCAAAAAAAAGCTTCCACACCATAAACTGGAAGATATTGATTACGGAATGAATATGGCTTCTAAAATGGCTGAATTAGATATAGGTCAGACCGTTGTAGTCACAAAAAAAATGATACTTGCCATTGAAGCCATCGAAGGTACCGATGAAACCATCCGTCGGGGAGGAGAACTTTCCCGAAAGAAAGGAGCTATCGTCTGTAAGAGTTCTCGTGTTGGACAGGATGAACGCTTTGACCTTCCTACAGTTGGTACACAAACCCTGGATTCTATGCATACATCCGGTTGTGATACCCTCGTTATCCGCTCCGGGGAAACTCTTGTAGTATCACCCAAAAGTTTTATTGAGTATGCTGAAAAACTAAAAATTTCTGTTATCTCTATGAAAAATTCTCCGGCAAAATCTATTAATAAGAATTATATAAAACTATCATGA
- the lpxB gene encoding lipid-A-disaccharide synthase: MKEDVKKILLVAGEHSGDLLGGDLLKYLKKEIPNLSFEGIGGDEMLKEGLHSITDIESMNVVGLSGIVSKYKYLKSLARQLVEICKKENIRYAILIDYPGFNLRLTKMLRAEGIEVAFFVSPQIWAWRFKRVFFIRDNISLMLTLFEFEKDIYLKYGVNAEFVGHPLVQRLEDKLKEYPPLNIEKNKRYITLMPGSRTTEIKKHLPILLETAQKIQEHFSSDTFVFLIPGISHKNDAFITASLKKYKEENPNAPEVQYHFDRSPHCISISELVILSSGTATLEVTYFCKPMIIMYKASFFSYIVASNVKQVTHIGMVNILNNDKEVCKEFLQYNATMKKILPEAIQLLSNANYRDQMIQKLKEIKDKLGKGNPSEVAAKAILKWIRGN, from the coding sequence ATGAAAGAAGATGTGAAGAAAATACTATTAGTAGCCGGTGAACATTCCGGAGATTTACTCGGTGGAGATTTATTGAAATACTTGAAGAAAGAAATACCCAATCTTTCTTTTGAAGGAATCGGTGGGGACGAAATGTTGAAAGAGGGTTTACACTCTATCACCGATATAGAATCCATGAATGTAGTAGGCTTATCCGGAATTGTTTCTAAATACAAATATTTAAAATCTCTGGCCAGACAGCTTGTTGAAATATGCAAAAAAGAGAATATTAGATATGCTATATTAATTGATTATCCGGGTTTTAATCTCAGGCTTACAAAAATGCTGAGAGCTGAAGGAATCGAGGTAGCTTTTTTCGTATCTCCACAAATTTGGGCATGGAGGTTTAAAAGAGTTTTTTTTATTCGAGATAATATCAGTCTGATGCTAACTCTTTTCGAATTTGAAAAGGATATATACCTGAAATATGGTGTAAACGCAGAGTTTGTAGGACACCCTTTAGTTCAAAGATTAGAAGATAAATTAAAAGAATATCCACCTTTAAACATAGAAAAAAACAAGCGTTACATTACTCTAATGCCCGGCTCCAGAACTACAGAGATAAAAAAACACCTTCCCATTCTTTTAGAAACAGCCCAAAAAATACAGGAACATTTTTCTTCTGATACATTCGTTTTCTTAATTCCGGGTATCAGTCACAAAAATGATGCTTTTATTACTGCTTCTTTAAAAAAATATAAAGAAGAAAATCCAAACGCTCCGGAAGTTCAATATCATTTTGACAGGTCTCCACATTGCATTTCTATTTCAGAATTAGTGATTCTTTCTTCCGGTACGGCCACATTAGAAGTCACTTACTTCTGCAAACCCATGATCATTATGTATAAAGCCAGTTTTTTTTCTTATATTGTAGCCAGCAACGTAAAACAAGTAACTCATATCGGAATGGTGAATATTCTAAATAATGATAAAGAAGTATGCAAGGAGTTTCTGCAATATAATGCGACAATGAAAAAGATACTCCCGGAAGCTATTCAACTTCTAAGCAATGCTAACTACCGGGATCAAATGATTCAAAAACTCAAAGAAATAAAAGATAAACTGGGAAAAGGAAATCCTTCAGAAGTTGCAGCCAAAGCTATTCTAAAATGGATTCGCGGGAATTAA